Proteins from a genomic interval of Gossypium hirsutum isolate 1008001.06 chromosome A09, Gossypium_hirsutum_v2.1, whole genome shotgun sequence:
- the LOC107928420 gene encoding transcription repressor OFP1 — translation MGNYKFRLSDMIPNVWFYKLKDMANSNRTRNHSSNSNNRKKQNPVSPSSKTKQPHHFYPRKSYYFTRELIPADNRFYTSPTKTKSIDPHIFPDPPRKSSKQQRSKKLNTKLVVASSLSPSSDDSSLKHEFRADCILTTESFDNMVSWSHNKLPPIITKAAKEPTKYRTSSVSVKVVKQDKKNIRVNSPGVRLRVNSPRIASRRIQAAHGRKSVSSSSSSSLSGSCAVVKSSCDPQRDFRESMVEMIMENNIRASKDLEDLLACYLSLNSDEYHDVIIKVFKQIWFDLSNVRMK, via the coding sequence ATGGGAAATTACAAGTTTCGGTTATCAGACATGATACCCAATGTCTGGTTTTACAAGCTGAAAGACATGGCCAACAGCAACAGAACTAGAAACCATAGCAGCAACAGCAACAACAGGAAAAAACAAAACCCTGTATCACCCTCTTCGAAAACAAAGCAACCCCACCATTTTTATCCAAGAAAATCGTATTATTTCACAAGAGAACTTATCCCAGCTGATAATAGATTCTATACTTCTCCTACAAAAACCAAATCCATTGATCCCCATATTTTCCCGGACCCACCTAGAAAATCTTCCAAACAACAACGATCTAAGAAACTAAACACCAAGCTTGTTGTTGCTTCATCTCTTTCACCTTCTTCTGATGATAGCTCTTTGAAACATGAATTCAGAGCTGATTGTATTCTCACAACTGAATCATTCGATAACATGGTTTCATGGTCCCATAATAAACTCCCTCCGATCATAACCAAGGCGGCTAAAGAACCAACCAAGTATCGGACAAGTTCAGTCTCCGTCAAGGTCGTCAAACAAGACAAGAAGAACATTAGAGTGAACTCTCCTGGTGTAAGGCTTAGAGTGAATTCTCCAAGAATCGCAAGCAGAAGGATTCAAGCAGCTCACGGCCGGAAAAGTGTGTCGTCGAGTTCAAGCTCGAGTCTTTCCGGTAGCTGTGCGGTAGTGAAGTCATCATGTGATCCACAAAGAGACTTTAGGGAATCGATGGTGGAAATGATTATGGAGAACAACATAAGGGCATCAAAGGACTTAGAAGATTTACTTGCTTGTTACCTTTCACTCAATTCCGATGAATACCATGATGTCATCATCAAGGTTTTTAAGCAAATCTGGTTTGATTTAAGTAATGTAAGGATGAAATAA